From the genome of Cherax quadricarinatus isolate ZL_2023a chromosome 47, ASM3850222v1, whole genome shotgun sequence, one region includes:
- the LOC128696524 gene encoding uncharacterized protein isoform X2 → MLQPDIWIPPKDDVYTRFNMSNQQVATSVTNFTVCSRYFTTALTTLQILLSYATADDFSNAIMMYVIDGSHFFRYNNKPQPVIQNLKLPTYLRQWRHLCHVFSGDTYTVYVDGVAMASGPIEVEDRVIPLNGTFVIGQEQDGISRRFQHDQIFKGYATQINFWSYGLSKTDIEIAASCKENIKGNIFSSDRDNFDLINVNFTLWSLQNVCLQNEDFLVIPEGRTFAESIIMCNLIGSVLYAPPSKHISEKVNKTLWEQNICATVHLWVGITDEEEEGVWRRLSDKKIVTDVFWALGQPDNATFENCVLVDGRDSLWNDYSCKTYKACALCQDQATSPLFLRGICKERLTEIMFEVLGYFLSKPFFHGFYGLMIIQPKDKQWLLINTVENESLAYLNVASDTVYPLGRHKWTLLYPICEQAVGNIIELSLSICQSHQYMCDNGECIDLAARCDAKSDCNDETDEDNCSLLQVPAGYRSFKPPKNVVDPSKPLQPNLIFNFLRFLKIEDVEETINLEFIVNIEWRDSRLTYTNLREDIHANKLSRIEAESIWKPKLKFPNVKDGKLEKLEEFFYVQKNNDSLTSDFSAVNMDVTYMGASAVIIQREHYSGSFVCDFNVFYYPFDVQQCSVLVQLSSVNEELVTFTTEKTTVQFDKSSKFGTYIIQDFVTLKQKSKSPESLFKVAGMTPTLSSHDSRQGYNKEVSDQSLTVLETVRSKSCVSKHHLSERLQQLLA, encoded by the exons ATGTTACAGCCGGACATTTGGATCCCACCGAAAGACGATGTTTATACAAGATTCAACATGAGCAACCAGCAGGTGGCCACCAGTGTCACAAACTTTACCGTTTGCTCCAGATATTTTACCACAGCTTTAACTACGTTGCAAATTCTTCTTTCTTACGCTACGGCTGATGATTTCTCTAATGCTATCATGATGT ATGTCATTGATGGTTCACACTTCTTTCGATACAACAATAAACCTCAGCCAGTCATACAGAACCTCAAACTACCGACTTACCTACGTCAGTGGCGACACCTCTGCCACGTTTTTTCGGGGGACACGTATACTGTATATGTGGATGGCGTTGCAATGGCCAGTGGCCCCATCGAGGTAGAAGACAGAGTCATCCCACTTAATGGTACCTTCGTCATTGGACAGGAACAGGACGGAATTTCAAGACGATTTCAACATGACCAAATTTTTAAAGGATATGCAACTCAAATAAATTTCTGGAGCTATGGACTCTCCAAAACAGACATAGAAATAGCAGCTTCTTGCAAGGAAAATATAAAGGGAAATATTTTTTCAAGTGACAGAGACAATTTTGACCTTATCAATGTGAACTTTACTTTATGGTCCCTACAAAATGTTTGTCTCCAAAACGAAGACTTTTTAGTTATACCAGAAGGACGTACATTTGCCGAGTCAATAATTATGTGCAATTTAATTGGATCTGTTCTGTATGCTCCGCCGAGCAAACACATAAGCGAAAAAGTAAATAAAACGCTTTGGGAACAGAACATATGTGCGACAGTTCACCTTTGGGTTGGCATAACagatgaagaggaggaaggagtcTGGAGAAGACTGAGTGACAAGAAAATTGTCACAGATGTATTTTGGGCACTTGGACAACCTGACAATGCAACATTTGAAAACTGTGTTTTGGTTGACGGAAGAGATTCTTTATGGAATGATTACAGTTGTAAGACATACAAAGCTTGCGCACTCTGTCAGGATCAAGCAACATCTCCGCTATTTCTTCGAGGTATTTGCAAGGAAAGATTGACTGAAATTATGTTTGAAGTGCTTGGATATTTCTTAAGCAAGCCATTTTTTCATGGATTTTATGGGTTAATGATAATACAACCAAAAGATAAGCAATGGCTTTTAATTAATACTGTGGAAAACGAATCTTTAGCTTACTTGAATGTAGCGTCTGACACTGTTTACCCACTTGGCAGACACAAATGGACGCTGCTATATCCCATATGTGAACAAGCAGTGGGAAACATAATTGAACTAAGCTTGTCTATATGTCAAAGTCATCAGTATATGTGTGACAATGGTGAATGTATCGACCTAGCCGCCCGTTGTGACGCCAAGAGTGACTGTAACGACGAGACAGATGAAGACAATTGTTCCCTTCTCCAAGTGCCCGCAGGTTACCGCAGCTTCAAACCTCCTAAGAATGTTGTTGACCCATCAAAGCCTCTCCAGCCTAACTTAATATTTAATTTTTTGCGTTTTCTTAAAATTGAAGATGTTGAAGAAACTATTAACCTTGAGTTTATTGTTAACATAGAGTGGAGAGATTCTAGGTTGACATATACAAACCTTCGAGAGGATATACATGCTAATAAATTGTCCAGAATTGAAGCTGAGAGCATATGGAAGCCAAAACTGAAGTTTCCGAACGTGAAAGACGGGAAACTAGAAAAGTTAGAAGAATTTTTTTACGTTCAGAAAAATAATGACTCTCTCACCAGTGACTTCAGTGCTGTAAATATGG ATGTAACGTACATGGGAGCCTCAGCTGTGATTATTCAGCGGGAACACTACAGCGGCAGCTTCGTCTGTGATTTTAACGTTTTCTACTACCCATTTGATGTGCAACAATGTAGTGTTCTGGTGCAGCTCTCCTCTGTCAATGAGGAACTTGTTACATTCACTACAGAGAAAACAACTGTACAGTTTGACAAGAGCTCAAAATTTGGCACATATATCATCCAAGACTTCGTAACCCTGAAACAGAAGAGCAAATCTCCTGAAAGTCTTTTCAAG